Proteins co-encoded in one Klebsiella michiganensis genomic window:
- a CDS encoding ribosomal RNA large subunit methyltransferase J: MLSYRHSFHAGNHADVLKHTVQSLIIESLKEKEKPFLYLDTHAGAGRYQLSSEHAERTGEYLEGIARIWQQDDLPAELEAYIGAVQHLNRSGNLRYYPGSPLIARHLLREQDSLQLTELHPSDFPLLRSEFQKDNRARVERADGYQQLKAKLPPVSRRGLILIDPPYEIKTDYQDVVKGIAEGYKRFATGTYALWYPVVLRQQIKRMIRDLEETGIRRILQIELAVRPDSDQRGMTASGMIVINPPWKLEQQMANVLPWLHKKLVPTGTGSTTLSWIVPE; this comes from the coding sequence ATGCTCAGCTATCGCCACAGCTTTCACGCCGGTAACCATGCCGACGTACTAAAACACACCGTTCAAAGCCTGATTATTGAATCGCTAAAAGAGAAGGAGAAGCCGTTTCTCTATCTCGACACTCACGCAGGCGCCGGTCGTTACCAGCTGAGCAGCGAACATGCGGAGCGCACCGGCGAGTATCTGGAAGGTATCGCGCGCATCTGGCAGCAGGACGATTTGCCAGCTGAGCTGGAAGCCTATATTGGCGCGGTACAGCATCTGAACCGCAGCGGCAACCTGCGTTATTACCCGGGCTCCCCGCTGATTGCCCGCCACCTGTTGCGTGAGCAGGACAGCCTGCAGTTGACCGAGCTGCATCCGTCCGACTTCCCGCTGCTGCGCTCGGAGTTCCAGAAAGACAACCGCGCCCGCGTTGAGCGCGCCGACGGCTACCAGCAACTGAAAGCGAAGCTGCCGCCGGTTTCCCGCCGTGGGCTGATCCTCATCGACCCACCGTATGAGATCAAAACCGACTATCAGGACGTGGTGAAAGGCATCGCTGAGGGCTATAAGCGTTTTGCGACGGGCACCTACGCGCTGTGGTACCCGGTGGTGCTGCGTCAGCAAATCAAACGCATGATCCGCGACCTGGAAGAGACCGGCATTCGCCGCATCCTGCAAATCGAGCTGGCGGTTCGCCCGGACAGCGATCAGCGCGGCATGACGGCTTCCGGCATGATCGTGATTAACCCGCCGTGGAAGCTGGAACAGCAGATGGCAAACGTCCTGCCATGGCTGCACAAAAAGCTGGTGCCAACGGGTACCGGCTCCACCACGTTGAGCTGGATTGTGCCTGAATAA